The Papaver somniferum cultivar HN1 chromosome 3, ASM357369v1, whole genome shotgun sequence genome includes a region encoding these proteins:
- the LOC113356708 gene encoding protein PHLOEM PROTEIN 2-LIKE A10-like: MDMQIVQRGLDFSRRRKKWLLILAAFGVTGYGAYKVYYLPSVVKKRKRLWKLIEALISVVEVVSDSSEIIGVVSKDLKQFLQSDSDEIPTSLKQISKIAKSEEFSESLIRVTQGLTVGILRGYKFESKNDGESQSGSDFSDRIMDKVFSAAGTGFASVVVGSFARNLVMAFYSDDESGGSKTDMNSQSTPQWVNVVCSDKCKDLIADSIQLFVSTAVAVYLEKTENINFCDEVFTGLTNPKHETKVRDVLVTLCNGAVETLIRTSHQVMTTSDSNSNSNMGSNSMSSRIDRSEGPSMYGNEDFHREAMMRDLKEKNLSQGIENSGWFGKVSSTLAVPKNRRLVLDVTGRVTFETVRSFLDFLMRKTLDGVKRSFDVVHVEIVERGLDVMRYISAKSALIVTVCFAFCLHLVGGARVLLPASPYSY; the protein is encoded by the coding sequence ATGGATATGCAAATTGTGCAAAGAGGTTTAGATTTTTctaggagaagaaaaaaatggttattgatACTTGCTGCGTTTGGTGTAACTGGGTATGGGGCTTATAAGGTTTATTACTTGCCTTCTGTTgttaagaaaagaaagagattGTGGAAACTCATTGAAGCCTTAATTTCTGTTGTGGAAGTAGTTTCTGATTCATCTGAGATTATTGGAGTTGTTTCTAAGGATTTaaaacagtttcttcagtctGATTCTGATGAAATTCCCACAAGTTTGAAACAAATTTCGAAAATTGCAAAGTCAGAAGAGTTTTCGGAATCTTTGATCAGGGTTACACAAGGGTTGACTGTGGGGATTTTGAGAGGGTATAAGTTTGAGAGTAAAAATGATGGTGAGTCACAATCAGGTTCTGATTTTTCGGATAGGATTATGGATAAAGTTTTCTCAGCTGCTGGTACTGGTTTTGCATCTGTTGTTGTTGGTAGCTTCGCGAGGAATTTGGTCATGGCTTTTTATTCTGACGACGAATCTGGAGGTTCCAAGACTGATATGAATTCCCAATCTACACCACAATGGGTAAATGTTGTTTGCAGTGATAAATGCAAAGATCTTATAGCTGATAGCATTCAGTTGTTTGTGAGTACAGCAGTTGCTGTTTATCTCGAAAAAACTGAGAATATTAACTTTTGTGATGAGGTCTTCACTGGGTTGACAAACCCTAAGCATGAAACAAAAGTTAGAGATGTATTGGTTACTCTCTGTAATGGAGCTGTGGAGACACTCATTAGAACATCTCACCAAGTGATGACAACATCGGATTCGAATTCAAATTCGAACATGGGTTCTAACTCTATGTCATCGCGAATTGATAGAAGTGAAGGTCCGAGTATGTATGGAAATGAGGATTTTCACAGAGAAGCTATGATGAgagatttgaaagaaaaaaatttgtctcAAGGCATTGAAAACAGTGGATGGTTCGGTAAGGTGTCATCTACATTGGCGGTTCCAAAGAATAGGAGGTTGGTTCTTGACGTGACTGGAAGAGTGACATTTGAAACAGTTAGATCCTTCCTGGATTTCCTGATGCGGAAAACATTGGATGGTGTCAAAAGAAGCTTTGATGTTGTTCATGTGGAGATTGTTGAGAGGGGTTTAGATGTGATGAGATATATTAGTGCAAAGTCTGCTCTTATTGTTACTGTATGCTTTGCTTTTTGTCTGCATCTCGTCGGCGGTGCCAGGGTATTGCTGCCAGCCTCACCATACTCATATTGA
- the LOC113361426 gene encoding phytosulfokines-like — protein MSRLSKTLFLISLLLFMSLGASTARPEPVHPNDSSPLTNQHQADGDQEDFNDETNCEGVGGDECLMRRTLIAHTDYIYTQKKRD, from the exons ATGTCCAGACTTAGCAAAACGTTATTCTTGATTTCCCTACTTCTTTTCATGTCTCTCGGTGCTTCTACTGCTCGTCCAGAACCTGTTCATCCAAATGATTCATCTCCATTGACTAACCAACATCAG GCTGATGGTGATCAAGAAGATTTTAACGATGAAACAAATTGTGAAGGAGTTGGAGGAGATGAGTGCTTAATGAGAAGAACACTTATTGCTCACACTGATTATATCTACACCCAGAAGAAAAGGGATTAA
- the LOC113359693 gene encoding uncharacterized protein LOC113359693 produces MEKTEDHFEVDDIPQRSWGRTDPLVVTIPARRMKKDKDAKASEEWAIEGTLIDIGSSADILFYRTFKDMGYNDVDLKPSAYIHGFNKAITKPKGEVIINMPLGEIEMQVTLCVVDVESPYNMLLGKPWLHGIKGVASTLHRCIRFPMPSGIGEIAGDTERAKSCNQVDVKNYEGRAKKRKI; encoded by the coding sequence ATGGAAAAAACAGAAGATCATTTCGAAGTGGACGATATACCACAAAGAAGCTGGGGGCGAACAGATCCATTGGTAGTAACCATACCCGCGCGAAGGATGAAGAAGGATAAAGATGCGAAAGCTTCAGAGGAATGGGCGATCGAAGGAACTTTGATAGATATCGGGAGCTCAGCCGACATCTTGTTTTATCGCACGTTCAAGGACATGGGATATAACGATGTAGACTTAAAGCCGTCTGCATACATCCATGGTTTCAACAAAGCAATAACAAAGCCAAAAGGGGAGGTAATTATAAATATGCCACTAGGAGAGATAGAAATGCAGGTAACATTGTGTGTAGTAGATGTGGAGTCACCGTACAACATGCTCTTGGGAAAACCATGGTTGCATGGTATAAAAGGCGTGGCATCAACCTTACATCGATGCATACGTTTCCCGATGCCGAGCGGAATAGGAGAAATTGCAGGTGACACAGAAAGAGCAAAATCCTGTAACCAGGTAGATGTTAAGAACTATGAAGGAAGAGCAAAAAAACGAAAAATATAG